One genomic region from Glaciimonas sp. PAMC28666 encodes:
- a CDS encoding patatin-like phospholipase family protein: protein MLITVLSTVMTMVWIPAGAATLTDISSGEAKSVPSRPRIGLVLSGGGARGYAHLGVLKVLEQWHIPIDYVAATSMGAVVGGLYASGLSADALEKKLSEINLSDIAFDRNDRAKLPQSQREDNFQYPIGLSAGYGGGKVKIATGLVQGNHLLTVLQNWTAQLPANIDFDHLPTPFRTVATDLGTGEEVVIKSGSLPRAIRASMAVPGLFAPFNIDGRTLVDGGLVSNLPVQLARDMGADIIIAVNIATPLQDPSNIESPTAVAQQMVTILIRQNVKAQKALLKKNDILIEPELGNMSFTDFSRGKDGIDAGAKATEQMQAKLAPLALSDTQWKLFQASRHPTQTLTPETRIDAIHITTKGPVPAAIVQRQIGVHEGDRYDASALNQGLARLTTNGDFKSVTQEMVVVDGRNILNVDAEAKTWGPQFLLFGFGVSNSFDGRGGFNLQIGHRFPWLTQSGLEWRNDIVLGDKQVNWRSELRQPIWDTLGLYVAPYAQYSRRHVDLYPDQGANANTVPLTSYVIDSATIGVDLGVPIGRLGEFRAGVNYRQLNAHPFYNIPSDSGNLFPSQQVKQTTARAQVTIDQLDDALFPRKGYYLSAITDVAFGGAENRYNDAQIKALWAISSGRHTINLALEGAGVYGADNANGSIGNGGLGFTLGGFQHLSAYAPDQFTGNYLAYGRITYLNNLREFKLPGLDNPVFGTSLEVGDVWQTRDNVNKGPYKKSASVFVGGNSLIGPVYFGFALAPQGVWNLYLQLGRVF, encoded by the coding sequence ATGCTGATAACCGTACTATCTACGGTAATGACAATGGTCTGGATTCCCGCCGGTGCAGCGACGTTGACTGATATATCTTCCGGCGAAGCCAAAAGCGTGCCGTCCCGACCAAGGATCGGACTGGTCCTCTCCGGTGGAGGCGCACGCGGTTACGCCCATCTGGGAGTACTAAAAGTACTTGAGCAATGGCATATTCCGATCGACTACGTTGCCGCCACCAGCATGGGGGCGGTAGTCGGTGGCCTATATGCTAGTGGATTGTCTGCAGATGCACTCGAAAAAAAATTATCCGAGATTAATTTGAGTGATATCGCCTTTGATCGAAATGATCGGGCAAAACTACCGCAGTCACAACGGGAAGATAACTTCCAATATCCGATTGGATTATCTGCCGGTTATGGCGGCGGCAAAGTTAAAATCGCCACGGGTTTGGTTCAAGGTAATCACCTGTTGACTGTGCTGCAAAACTGGACCGCACAACTGCCCGCCAACATCGACTTTGACCATTTACCCACCCCGTTTCGGACCGTCGCTACCGATCTCGGTACCGGTGAAGAGGTGGTCATAAAGTCTGGATCGTTGCCGCGCGCAATTCGTGCGAGCATGGCTGTACCTGGTTTATTCGCGCCTTTTAACATTGATGGTCGCACACTGGTCGATGGTGGTCTGGTCAGCAACTTGCCGGTTCAGCTAGCACGCGATATGGGGGCGGATATTATCATTGCGGTCAATATTGCCACGCCCTTACAGGATCCGTCCAACATCGAATCCCCAACGGCGGTTGCCCAGCAAATGGTGACTATACTCATTCGACAAAATGTAAAGGCGCAAAAAGCATTACTCAAAAAGAACGATATCCTGATTGAACCGGAGTTAGGTAATATGTCCTTCACCGACTTTTCGCGCGGTAAGGACGGCATCGACGCCGGCGCAAAGGCGACTGAGCAAATGCAGGCAAAACTGGCACCTTTGGCCTTGTCCGATACGCAATGGAAATTATTTCAGGCGAGTCGGCATCCAACCCAAACGCTCACGCCCGAGACGCGTATAGACGCGATCCACATCACAACCAAGGGTCCCGTACCCGCCGCGATCGTTCAGCGCCAGATTGGTGTGCATGAGGGTGATCGGTACGACGCTAGCGCACTGAATCAGGGTTTAGCCCGGCTGACCACCAATGGAGACTTCAAAAGCGTTACGCAAGAAATGGTCGTGGTCGATGGCCGCAATATCCTGAACGTCGATGCAGAAGCGAAAACATGGGGGCCTCAGTTTCTTCTGTTCGGCTTCGGTGTATCGAATAGTTTTGATGGTCGTGGCGGCTTCAACCTACAAATCGGCCATCGTTTTCCGTGGCTGACACAGAGCGGTTTGGAATGGCGCAACGATATTGTATTGGGCGACAAGCAAGTCAACTGGCGTTCGGAGTTACGACAACCAATCTGGGACACGCTCGGGTTATATGTCGCACCTTATGCGCAATATAGTCGCCGCCATGTGGACCTCTATCCCGATCAAGGTGCCAACGCCAATACTGTGCCATTGACTTCTTATGTCATCGATAGCGCCACAATAGGCGTTGATCTTGGCGTACCGATTGGGCGTTTGGGTGAGTTCCGGGCAGGCGTCAATTATCGACAACTCAATGCCCATCCGTTTTATAACATTCCCAGCGATTCCGGCAACCTGTTTCCGAGCCAGCAAGTTAAGCAAACCACTGCCCGCGCACAGGTCACCATTGACCAACTGGACGATGCCTTGTTCCCGCGGAAAGGCTATTATCTTTCCGCGATTACCGATGTGGCGTTCGGTGGGGCCGAAAATCGCTACAACGACGCCCAAATTAAAGCGTTATGGGCGATTAGCAGCGGCCGGCACACCATCAATCTGGCATTAGAAGGTGCTGGCGTCTACGGCGCCGACAATGCCAACGGCAGTATCGGAAATGGTGGCCTTGGCTTTACACTCGGCGGGTTTCAGCATTTATCGGCCTATGCGCCGGACCAATTTACGGGTAACTATTTAGCGTATGGCCGTATCACCTATCTTAACAATTTGCGCGAGTTTAAACTGCCGGGCCTGGACAATCCGGTATTCGGAACATCCCTGGAAGTGGGCGACGTCTGGCAAACCCGCGACAATGTTAATAAAGGGCCGTATAAAAAAAGCGCTAGCGTGTTTGTCGGCGGTAACAGTCTGATTGGCCCGGTCTACTTCGGTTTCGCCCTCGCGCCGCAAGGTGTCTGGAATCTATACCTGCAACTGGGGCGCGTGTTTTAG
- the dapA gene encoding 4-hydroxy-tetrahydrodipicolinate synthase, with protein MSIFNEIWVPLVSPFTQSSDQQLDLDAMQRLAAHMIDGGVHGLVVGGTTGEAATLSEDEQALLLDAVIEVADGRCPVVMGIGGSDTRALAERVCRFDHRALAGYLISAPAYVRPSQLGIVRHFQALADQTKRPIIIYNIPARTGVNITLTTVELLAQNPQFCAIKESGGDVLQLTELIENTGLQVFCGDDTLILPTFLLGGHGAISAAAHIRPDLYVQLYELMQAGQVVQARAIFDTLLPLIRVLFSEPNPGPVKAALALQNRIQEVLRLPMTPMTASGRRRLEIALEGVMAVPKYPPLIDRIFTGEGGRSNLSMAAFASA; from the coding sequence ATGTCTATTTTTAACGAAATTTGGGTACCTTTGGTGTCTCCCTTTACACAATCGTCTGATCAGCAGCTTGATCTGGATGCGATGCAGCGGTTGGCTGCGCACATGATCGACGGCGGGGTGCACGGCTTGGTCGTGGGTGGTACAACCGGTGAGGCCGCGACGTTATCGGAAGATGAGCAAGCCCTGCTATTGGATGCGGTGATCGAAGTGGCGGACGGACGCTGCCCGGTTGTGATGGGTATCGGCGGCTCTGATACCCGCGCTTTGGCGGAAAGAGTGTGCCGTTTTGATCACCGTGCATTGGCAGGGTATTTGATCTCGGCTCCCGCTTATGTGCGGCCTTCCCAATTGGGAATAGTGCGCCACTTTCAAGCACTGGCTGACCAAACTAAACGGCCGATTATCATCTACAACATTCCCGCTCGCACGGGGGTGAACATTACTCTGACGACGGTCGAGTTGCTTGCACAGAACCCGCAATTTTGTGCAATTAAAGAAAGTGGCGGCGATGTATTGCAACTTACCGAGTTAATTGAAAATACCGGCCTACAAGTTTTTTGCGGTGACGATACCCTGATTTTACCGACGTTTTTACTCGGTGGACATGGTGCCATTTCTGCCGCTGCGCATATTCGTCCAGATCTTTATGTGCAGTTATATGAACTAATGCAGGCGGGGCAAGTGGTACAGGCGCGGGCTATTTTTGACACTCTTTTGCCGCTAATTCGCGTCTTGTTTTCGGAGCCGAATCCTGGTCCGGTAAAGGCTGCATTGGCACTCCAGAATCGCATTCAGGAAGTATTGAGATTGCCGATGACTCCGATGACTGCATCAGGTCGCCGGCGTCTGGAGATCGCATTGGAAGGCGTGATGGCTGTGCCAAAATATCCGCCTTTGATTGATCGTATTTTTACGGGCGAGGGTGGACGCAGTAACTTGTCAATGGCCGCGTTTGCCTCGGCATAA
- a CDS encoding oxidoreductase translates to MTSKISPTNTPVWFITGCSTGFGRELALQVLARGWRVIVTARDQERVADLASDSGGRALALALDVTDSAQIAAAVKAAQDHFGAIDVLVNNAGYGYQSSVEEGDETEIRAQFDANVFGLFAITRAVLPGMRARRKGHILNITSVAGKVGYPGSGYYAASKHAVEGLSDSLAAEVGPLGIHVTCIEPGPFRTDWAGRSLKQTPNLIADYADTAGVRMQRTAASSGDQPGDPKRAAAAMIRVTETTNPPHHLVLGAFGVDAVSKKLKDGLEQIEAWHDASIGADFPKD, encoded by the coding sequence ATGACGTCGAAGATTTCCCCCACTAATACGCCTGTCTGGTTCATCACCGGCTGCTCAACCGGATTTGGCCGTGAATTAGCTTTGCAGGTTTTGGCGCGCGGATGGCGCGTGATTGTGACAGCGCGCGATCAGGAACGTGTTGCTGATCTTGCATCTGACAGCGGCGGTCGCGCTTTGGCTTTGGCACTGGATGTGACCGATTCAGCGCAAATCGCTGCGGCAGTGAAAGCGGCGCAGGATCACTTTGGCGCGATTGATGTGCTGGTGAACAATGCTGGTTATGGCTATCAGTCTTCTGTGGAGGAGGGTGATGAAACCGAAATCCGCGCCCAATTCGACGCGAATGTATTTGGTCTTTTCGCGATAACGCGGGCGGTTCTTCCCGGCATGCGAGCGCGCCGCAAAGGGCATATATTGAATATTACTTCTGTGGCTGGCAAAGTCGGCTATCCCGGTTCAGGTTATTACGCCGCCAGCAAGCACGCTGTGGAGGGTTTATCGGACTCTTTGGCGGCAGAGGTCGGTCCGCTCGGCATTCATGTGACTTGCATTGAACCTGGACCGTTCCGGACCGATTGGGCAGGCCGTTCCTTAAAGCAGACCCCTAATTTGATCGCTGATTATGCGGATACTGCAGGCGTGCGCATGCAGCGTACAGCAGCATCTAGCGGTGATCAACCTGGCGACCCAAAACGGGCTGCAGCAGCGATGATACGTGTTACAGAAACGACCAATCCACCACATCATTTGGTCCTCGGCGCGTTTGGCGTAGACGCCGTCAGCAAAAAGCTCAAAGATGGCCTAGAGCAAATCGAAGCGTGGCATGATGCCAGCATTGGCGCTGACTTTCCGAAGGACTAG
- a CDS encoding HPP family protein — MITKKIEWLWNILTRFDTVNRFERMRACSGALLGITLTGACSFVMLGSSSGALWLIAPMGASAVLLFAVPASPLAQPWSIVGGNLCAGLIGVTCAKLIGEPVLAAGLAVGLAIGAMFWLRCLHPPSGAVALTAVLGGPAIHQLGYTFLLVPVGLNTFLLLLTAILFNNATGRRYPPLAFKESSNQHALKDPNPTSRLGFTSDDLNIVLGRYNQVLDISRADLEKIFLETEMEVARRKFGVVTCKELMSRDVVSVDFATELLIAWNLLREHKLTALPVLGRGRHVIGIVTKADFIKHVQLRHYGQLTNKLRRLLRYIPRAHSSKPEVVGQIMFKEVTIVRESQAIVELVPLMSDRGLHSIPVIDDDGKLVGMVTQSDLIAGLYKSHLQM, encoded by the coding sequence ATGATTACTAAAAAAATTGAATGGTTGTGGAATATCCTCACGCGTTTTGACACAGTAAATCGCTTTGAACGAATGCGGGCTTGTTCCGGGGCGCTGCTCGGCATCACGCTCACCGGCGCGTGCAGCTTTGTGATGCTAGGTAGTTCATCGGGCGCGTTATGGCTGATCGCGCCGATGGGAGCGTCAGCGGTGCTGCTGTTTGCGGTGCCAGCCAGCCCACTGGCGCAGCCATGGTCAATCGTCGGGGGCAATCTTTGTGCCGGACTGATAGGAGTAACGTGTGCGAAGCTGATCGGGGAGCCCGTTTTGGCGGCTGGGTTAGCAGTCGGATTGGCGATTGGCGCGATGTTCTGGTTGCGCTGCCTGCATCCGCCCAGCGGCGCGGTGGCGCTGACGGCAGTCCTTGGCGGTCCTGCAATCCATCAGCTGGGCTATACATTTTTGCTCGTTCCGGTTGGTCTGAATACCTTTCTGCTGCTACTCACTGCCATCCTTTTTAATAACGCAACCGGACGCCGTTATCCTCCTCTTGCGTTCAAAGAAAGCAGCAATCAGCATGCGTTGAAAGACCCGAATCCAACTTCGCGGCTCGGTTTTACCTCGGACGATCTGAATATTGTATTGGGTCGCTATAACCAGGTGCTGGATATTAGCCGAGCCGATCTGGAGAAGATTTTTCTTGAAACTGAAATGGAAGTGGCGCGACGAAAATTTGGTGTCGTTACCTGCAAGGAGTTAATGTCCAGAGATGTCGTCAGTGTTGATTTCGCTACTGAATTATTAATTGCCTGGAATTTGTTACGTGAGCATAAATTAACGGCCCTCCCCGTATTAGGAAGAGGGCGACATGTGATCGGCATCGTGACGAAAGCCGATTTCATCAAACATGTCCAGCTCCGACATTACGGTCAGCTGACCAACAAACTGAGACGGCTTTTACGCTATATACCGCGAGCGCATTCCAGCAAACCAGAGGTGGTTGGACAGATTATGTTCAAAGAGGTGACTATTGTGAGAGAGAGTCAGGCAATCGTGGAATTGGTCCCTCTGATGTCGGATCGCGGCTTGCATTCTATCCCGGTCATAGATGACGATGGTAAATTGGTAGGAATGGTGACCCAATCAGATCTCATTGCGGGTTTGTATAAGAGTCATCTTCAGATGTGA
- a CDS encoding DUF3300 domain-containing protein gives MLKNKKTLSLMLSTTLCVAMLPLAGCDKTQVPAQPAADAAPAKPAYVPPTADQLYQMVGPIALFPDKLVAQVLAGSTYPDQITAADAWLAQNNTLTGPALVAAANQQPWDVSVKGLTTFPQVLDQMAKNIQWTSSLGAAYVNDPTDVMNAIQVMRQRASTSGNLKTTKQQKIAVVARVNQTPPQGYVLQPGEPPVYSGPEVIPAPPDMIVIEPTEPDYVYVPTYNPRVVYGDPVAYYPGYNYEPPPPRYSTGEVVTTGAISFGIGVAVGVVISNSNWGWNSWGMRWGGDRGGNGGRDDGRSRDRGNGGPDGGGWHRPAVVYNNSTYVSRSTTIVNRVSNTYNNNSVNNSNNNNGVNTRNNTTNNFVPGPGGGNRAATNVAPNATQAGAANGNNAARPNFAPQNQQRAGVAEGAPRAGQPNFNNMNRTQPEQRNAAGTGAPGAGAPAPAAQAPNFNKMSKPDFSHVAPGGGGNIQQNPQRPGGSQTNPAENGRFRPNQDRIESNQQNRPASEGQARPDGAHPPGPAAAAGAARLEQRPPAGSPDRAQPQARPQQEQERAQQQHQHQQQQQQQQQQQQQQQQQQQHQHQHQEQERVQQQQQQQQERVQAQQQHQQQERSQAQVQQQEHAQAQQQQQQQQQQQQQQQQQQQRAQVQQQERAQAQARPPAQQQERPQAQQPHQQAQPHPQAPHEGGEHPHSEKKDDAKHE, from the coding sequence ATGTTAAAAAACAAAAAGACACTATCATTGATGCTCAGCACCACGCTTTGTGTGGCTATGTTGCCGCTGGCAGGCTGCGATAAAACGCAAGTACCGGCGCAACCGGCTGCAGATGCGGCCCCGGCTAAGCCCGCTTACGTGCCGCCGACTGCCGATCAGCTGTATCAAATGGTCGGTCCAATCGCGTTATTTCCGGATAAATTGGTGGCCCAGGTTTTGGCTGGTTCCACCTATCCGGATCAGATCACTGCAGCGGACGCCTGGCTGGCTCAGAACAATACTCTGACAGGCCCTGCTTTGGTCGCGGCAGCCAACCAGCAACCTTGGGATGTCAGCGTGAAAGGCTTAACGACGTTCCCGCAAGTACTCGATCAAATGGCAAAGAATATTCAGTGGACTTCGTCGTTAGGCGCGGCTTACGTGAATGATCCGACGGATGTGATGAACGCGATTCAGGTCATGCGTCAACGCGCTTCCACTAGCGGAAATCTTAAAACCACGAAGCAACAAAAGATAGCCGTCGTAGCCCGAGTCAATCAGACGCCGCCGCAAGGCTATGTGTTGCAGCCGGGCGAACCGCCAGTATATTCAGGGCCAGAGGTGATTCCTGCACCGCCGGACATGATTGTGATTGAACCAACCGAGCCGGATTATGTGTACGTCCCGACTTACAATCCGCGGGTCGTATACGGTGACCCGGTGGCCTATTACCCTGGCTACAATTATGAGCCGCCGCCGCCACGTTATAGTACGGGAGAGGTCGTGACAACTGGTGCTATTTCTTTTGGAATTGGCGTGGCAGTTGGCGTCGTGATCAGTAATTCTAACTGGGGCTGGAATTCGTGGGGCATGCGATGGGGCGGCGATAGAGGTGGCAACGGTGGCCGCGATGATGGCCGAAGCCGAGATCGTGGCAACGGCGGACCGGATGGCGGAGGATGGCATCGACCCGCTGTCGTGTATAACAATTCGACTTACGTGTCGCGCTCGACAACGATTGTTAATCGGGTCTCGAATACCTATAACAATAATTCCGTCAATAATTCCAACAACAACAATGGCGTCAATACCCGGAATAATACGACGAATAATTTTGTTCCCGGTCCTGGCGGCGGTAACCGTGCGGCAACCAATGTTGCGCCGAATGCGACTCAGGCCGGAGCTGCGAATGGAAATAACGCTGCACGGCCAAATTTTGCCCCCCAAAACCAGCAACGTGCGGGCGTTGCCGAGGGCGCACCAAGAGCCGGACAACCGAATTTCAATAATATGAATCGCACTCAGCCAGAACAGCGTAATGCAGCGGGAACTGGCGCTCCGGGAGCCGGCGCTCCGGCACCAGCGGCTCAGGCACCGAATTTTAATAAAATGAGTAAGCCCGATTTCAGTCATGTTGCGCCGGGTGGCGGCGGGAATATTCAACAAAATCCGCAACGGCCGGGTGGCTCTCAGACCAATCCGGCAGAGAACGGCAGATTCCGCCCTAATCAGGATCGCATCGAAAGTAATCAACAAAATCGCCCCGCATCGGAAGGTCAGGCGAGGCCCGATGGCGCGCATCCACCGGGGCCTGCGGCGGCAGCGGGCGCAGCCCGTCTGGAACAACGTCCACCTGCAGGATCGCCAGATCGGGCGCAGCCACAAGCGCGTCCGCAACAGGAGCAAGAGCGGGCGCAGCAGCAACACCAACACCAACAGCAACAGCAACAGCAACAGCAACAGCAACAGCAACAGCAACAGCAACAGCAACATCAACATCAACATCAAGAACAAGAGCGGGTGCAGCAGCAGCAGCAGCAGCAACAAGAACGGGTGCAAGCGCAGCAACAGCATCAGCAGCAAGAGCGGAGTCAAGCGCAGGTACAGCAACAAGAACACGCTCAAGCCCAGCAACAGCAACAGCAACAGCAACAGCAACAGCAACAGCAACAGCAACAGCAACAGCGGGCGCAAGTTCAACAGCAGGAACGCGCCCAGGCACAAGCGCGACCACCTGCGCAACAGCAGGAGCGTCCGCAAGCTCAGCAACCGCATCAGCAAGCACAGCCGCACCCACAAGCGCCGCATGAAGGCGGTGAACATCCACATTCAGAAAAGAAAGATGACGCCAAACACGAATGA
- a CDS encoding efflux RND transporter periplasmic adaptor subunit — MRVEWFAFRLVTTASVAAILTACGQKPPPPKPQPPEVGVFSVQPTSVPVTSELPGRTSAFLVAQVRSRVDGIVLRREFTEGAEVKAGQRLYKIDPAPYIAALNNAKATLSKAQANLVTQSAQIARYKILVAGNAVSKQEYDNAVATQGQAAADVESGKALLQTAAINLGYTDVTSPVAGRTGLSQVTPGAYVQASQATLLTTVQQLDPVYVDMAQSSVDGLKLRRQIQEGRLQTGGANAAKVKLVLEDGRAYAETGKLQFSDVSVDPGTGSVTVRAIFPNKDRVLLPGMFVHATIDEGTNDKALIVPQIGVTHDQKGQAIALVVGADNKVVRKVLVTSGTYGSNWVVESGLTPGERVIVNGVDKAKPGTTVKPVPALLPAPAVSSPAANGPNNASGAQGAASAPDASGSK, encoded by the coding sequence ATGCGCGTCGAATGGTTTGCTTTCCGCTTAGTCACTACCGCATCAGTTGCCGCGATCCTCACCGCATGCGGACAAAAACCCCCACCGCCGAAGCCCCAGCCCCCTGAGGTAGGTGTATTTTCCGTTCAACCGACGTCTGTGCCTGTCACCAGCGAATTGCCGGGCCGCACAAGCGCGTTTCTGGTCGCTCAGGTGCGTTCTCGGGTCGATGGCATTGTGCTACGTCGTGAATTTACGGAGGGTGCCGAGGTCAAGGCGGGGCAGCGCCTCTATAAGATCGATCCGGCTCCCTACATTGCCGCTCTGAACAATGCGAAAGCGACACTTTCCAAGGCCCAGGCCAATCTGGTCACCCAAAGCGCTCAGATAGCGCGCTACAAAATACTCGTCGCGGGCAATGCCGTAAGCAAGCAGGAATACGATAACGCGGTAGCCACCCAAGGGCAGGCCGCCGCCGATGTCGAATCCGGCAAGGCGTTGTTGCAGACCGCCGCCATTAATCTCGGTTACACCGATGTTACGTCGCCAGTCGCGGGCCGCACCGGGTTGTCCCAGGTCACTCCGGGCGCCTACGTTCAGGCCAGTCAAGCTACTCTGCTCACCACGGTGCAGCAACTTGATCCGGTCTATGTTGATATGGCCCAATCCAGCGTTGACGGCCTCAAGCTGCGGCGCCAGATACAAGAAGGACGTCTGCAAACCGGCGGTGCCAACGCTGCCAAGGTCAAACTGGTGCTGGAAGACGGCCGTGCCTACGCCGAAACCGGCAAACTCCAGTTCTCGGACGTCAGCGTCGATCCCGGCACGGGCTCGGTGACCGTACGCGCGATTTTCCCGAACAAAGACCGGGTATTGCTCCCAGGTATGTTTGTCCATGCCACCATTGACGAAGGCACGAACGATAAGGCGCTGATAGTCCCACAGATCGGCGTCACACACGATCAAAAGGGACAAGCGATCGCATTAGTGGTCGGCGCGGATAACAAGGTTGTGCGGAAGGTTCTGGTTACATCCGGCACCTACGGCAGCAATTGGGTAGTCGAAAGTGGCCTCACCCCAGGCGAGCGTGTCATCGTCAATGGTGTGGACAAAGCCAAACCCGGAACGACTGTCAAACCAGTTCCCGCCTTACTGCCGGCACCGGCAGTGTCTTCTCCCGCCGCAAATGGTCCGAATAATGCCAGCGGCGCACAGGGAGCGGCTTCCGCTCCCGATGCATCCGGCTCGAAATAA
- a CDS encoding DUF2235 domain-containing protein — MSKNIVFCADGTWNGPGRSLDGDTVPSLPTNVLKLYQWLAGLDTVESAHYAGEAERFDIGPGGVLRQVSKYMDGVGDSKNWLNKFLGGVFGAGMVSRIVRGYTFISRNYVVGDRIFLLGFSRGAYTARALASMILDQGLLDAKKNDLGGAHNINQIATQAAKEEAYRLGCAVWYKYIKGLSQRNGATFIQKLEETIAVLPGFFREAPDASKMIVNVDIQAVAAWDTVGALGIPQYDSEDRRIDVFRFADCCLNKRVEYGFHALSLDEQRTDLTPTLWEARNNVTQLLFPGAHADIGGGYPLGIESGLSDDALLVMRNELSKLPDGKALLFGLPPDQVSPDPLGCGHQPWNHWPYRELPRSHIKSRVFPDFHGIYVDHSVTERRAGGMVKSDPLEVAEEYLPKNIPTR; from the coding sequence ATGTCGAAAAATATTGTATTTTGCGCTGATGGTACCTGGAACGGCCCTGGGCGGTCGTTGGACGGTGACACGGTTCCTTCCTTACCAACCAATGTCCTTAAGCTTTACCAATGGTTGGCTGGCCTTGACACCGTTGAGTCGGCCCACTATGCGGGTGAAGCGGAGCGCTTTGATATTGGTCCCGGTGGAGTGCTACGTCAGGTTTCCAAGTACATGGACGGCGTTGGCGATTCCAAAAATTGGCTAAATAAATTTCTCGGCGGCGTGTTTGGAGCTGGCATGGTCAGCCGCATAGTGCGCGGTTACACCTTTATATCCCGAAACTATGTTGTCGGAGATCGTATCTTCTTGCTGGGTTTTAGTCGTGGCGCATACACCGCGCGAGCGTTAGCCTCAATGATCCTCGATCAGGGTCTGCTCGACGCGAAAAAAAACGATCTCGGCGGGGCGCATAATATAAATCAAATCGCAACCCAAGCAGCTAAAGAAGAAGCATACCGGTTAGGTTGTGCCGTCTGGTACAAATACATAAAAGGCCTCAGCCAAAGAAACGGCGCAACTTTTATACAAAAACTCGAAGAAACAATAGCCGTCCTTCCTGGATTTTTTCGAGAGGCCCCGGATGCGTCCAAAATGATCGTCAATGTGGATATACAAGCGGTGGCGGCTTGGGACACGGTTGGTGCCTTGGGTATTCCGCAATACGATAGCGAGGATCGGCGGATTGATGTTTTTCGGTTTGCGGACTGCTGTCTTAATAAGCGCGTCGAATATGGCTTTCATGCGCTATCGCTGGATGAACAAAGGACGGACCTCACGCCGACATTATGGGAGGCACGCAATAACGTTACACAGTTGCTTTTTCCAGGGGCGCATGCCGATATCGGCGGCGGTTACCCCTTGGGTATCGAGAGTGGCTTATCCGACGATGCGTTGTTGGTGATGCGAAATGAGCTCTCAAAATTACCAGATGGAAAGGCACTACTATTCGGGCTCCCTCCAGATCAGGTCAGTCCCGATCCGCTTGGATGCGGGCATCAGCCGTGGAATCATTGGCCTTATCGCGAACTGCCTCGCAGCCACATAAAATCAAGAGTCTTTCCTGATTTTCATGGCATCTATGTAGATCACTCCGTCACTGAACGCAGAGCAGGAGGAATGGTCAAGTCAGATCCGTTAGAAGTAGCGGAAGAATACCTTCCGAAAAATATCCCCACCAGATGA
- a CDS encoding DUF3096 domain-containing protein, whose protein sequence is MNIHITMVPLVSLLAGVLILVMPRLLNFIIAIYLIVIGVIGLFGTHLHL, encoded by the coding sequence ATGAACATACACATCACCATGGTTCCGTTGGTTTCGCTACTTGCAGGCGTTCTTATTTTGGTCATGCCACGACTTCTAAACTTTATTATTGCGATATATTTGATCGTAATCGGCGTTATCGGGCTTTTCGGTACGCATTTACATTTGTAA